In Cervus canadensis isolate Bull #8, Minnesota chromosome 6, ASM1932006v1, whole genome shotgun sequence, one DNA window encodes the following:
- the GTF2A2 gene encoding transcription initiation factor IIA subunit 2: MAYQLYRNTTLGNSLQESLDELIQSQQITPQLALQVLLQFDKAINAALAQRVRNRVNFRGSLNTYRFCDNVWTFVLNDVEFREVTELIKVDKVKIVACDGKNTGSSTTE, encoded by the exons ATGGCATATCAGTTGTATAGAAATACCACATTGGGAAACAGTCTTCAGGAGAGCCTCGATGAGCTTATACAG tCTCAACAGATTACCCCCCAACTTGCCCTTCAAGTTCTACTTCAGTTTGATAAGGCTATAAATGCAGCATTGGCACAGAGGGTCAGGAACCGAGTCAACTTCAGG ggCTCTCTAAATACATACAGATTCTGCGATAACGTGTGGACTTTTGTATTGAATGATGTTGAATTCAGAGAGGTGACAGAACTTATTAAAGTGGATAAAGTGAAAATTGTAGCCTGTGATGGTAAAA ATACTGGCTCCAGTACTACAgaatga
- the GCNT3 gene encoding beta-1,3-galactosyl-O-glycosyl-glycoprotein beta-1,6-N-acetylglucosaminyltransferase 3: MKMTGWKKKLCRGHHLWALGCYMLLAVVALRLSLRLKCDVDSLDLESRGFQSQRCRDVLYKNLKLPAKRSINCSGITRGDQEAVSQALLDNLEVKKKRLPFTDTDYLNMTRDCERFKARRKFIQFPLSKEELDFPIAYSMVVHEKIENFERLLRAVYAPQNIYCVHVDEKSPETFKEAVKAIISCFPNVFMASKLVPVVYASWSRVQADLNCMEDLLQSSVPWKYLLNTCGTDFPIKTNAEMVLALKMLNGKNSMESEIPSEYKKTRWKYRYEVTDRLYLTSKMKDPPPDNLPMFTGNAYFVASRAFVQHVLENPKSQRLIEWAKDTYSPDEHLWATLQRAPWMPGSVPYHPKYHISDMTAIARLVKWQGHEGDVSMGAPYAPCSGIHQRAICIYGAGDLHWILQNHHLLANKFDPRVDDNVLQCLEEYLRHKAIYGTEL; encoded by the coding sequence ATGAAGATGACTGGGTGGAAGAAGAAGCTCTGCCGGGGTCATCATCTGTGGGCCCTGGGCTGCTATATGCTGCTGGCCGTTGTTGCTCTGAGGCTTTCTCTCAGGTTGAAATGTGATGTAGATTCCTTGGATCTGGAGTCCAGGGGCTTCCAAAGTCAGCGTTGTAGAGATGTCTTATACAAGAACCTGAAGCTGCCAGCAAAGAGATCGATCAACTGTTCTGGGATCACACGAGGGGACCAGGAAGCAGTGAGCCAGGCTCTCCTGGACAACCTGGAAGTCAAGAAGAAGCGGTTGCCTTTCACTGACACTGATTACCTCAACATGACCAGAGACTGTGAGCGGTTTAAGGCCCGAAGGAAGTTCATACAGTTCCCACTGAGCAAAGAAGAGTTAGACTTCCCCATTGCATACTCGATGGTGGTCCATGAGAAGATTGAAAACTTTGAACGGCTGCTGCGAGCTGTGTATGCCCCTCAGAACATATACTGTGTCCATGTGGATGAGAAGTCCCCAGAAACTTTCAAAGAGGCAGTCAAGGCCATTATTTCCTGCTTCCCCAATGTCTTCATGGCCAGTAAGTTGGTCCCAGTGGTTTATGCCTCCTGGTCCAGAGTGCAGGCTGACCTGAACTGTATGGAAGACTTGCTCCAGAGCTCGGTGCCATGGAAATACTTACTGAATACATGCGGGACAGACTTCCCCATAAAGACCAACGCCGAGATGGTCCTGGCCCTCAAGATGTTGAATgggaagaacagtatggagtctGAGATACCTTCTGAGTACAAAAAAACTCGCTGGAAATACCGCTACGAGGTGACAGACAGACTGTACCTAACCAGCAAGATGAAGGACCCTCCCCCTGATAATTTACCTATGTTCACGGGGAATGCCTATTTTGTGGCTTCTCGAGCCTTTGTCCAGCATGTCTTAGAGAACCCCAAATCCCAAAGACTGATTGAATGGGCCAAAGACACCTATAGCCCTGATGAACACCTCTGGGCCACCCTTCAGCGTGCACCATGGATGCCTGGCTCTGTTCCCTACCACCCCAAGTATCACATCTCAGACATGACTGCCATCGCCAGGCTGGTCAAGTGGCAGGGCCACGAGGGAGATGTCAGCATGGGGGCACCTTATGCACCTTGCTCTGGAATCCATCAGCGGGCCATTTGCATTTATGGGGCCGGGGACCTGCACTGGATTCTCCAGAACCATCACCTCTTGGCAAACAAGTTTGACCCAAGGGTGGATGATAACGTCCTGCAGTGCTTAGAAGAGTATTTACGTCATAAGGCCATCTATGGGACTGAACTTTGA